A stretch of Henckelia pumila isolate YLH828 chromosome 4, ASM3356847v2, whole genome shotgun sequence DNA encodes these proteins:
- the LOC140861232 gene encoding uncharacterized protein, whose amino-acid sequence MGQKSLVGGESPEDAETWLWHMEVYFREFRCMEEQKMETLDFLVEGQAQRWWRSASAPFIAARGVATWEEFRATFHKLYFPPALREVKASELLGLRQGSMMIDEYQLKFFELLPYSPQIADSTEAKYNLFLQGLNPEIHDQVAVGNDMTYEGLVSQCHQAEDSILPTISLGLRAQSFKKSGSTSSSLGSGDVMRFGRKNQGPFKHCGGIQSANRCHNISGACFRCGEIGHLKKDCTQAGGAGSGSGSGSQVSVQQRPHG is encoded by the exons atgggtcAAAAATCATTAGTCGGAGGTGAGtcaccggaggatgcggagacaTGGCTGTGGCATATGGAGGTCTACTTTCGGGAGTTTCGTTGCATGGAGGAGCAGAAAATGGAGACTCTGGATTTCCTCGTGGAGGGACAAGCTCAGAGATGGTGGAGATCTGCATCCGCACCATTTATTGCAGCACGAGGAGTTGCTACCTGGGAAGAGTTCCGTGCAACTTTCCacaagctgtattttcctcctgctctccgaGAGGTGAAGGCAAGTGAGTTGTTGGGTTTGCGTCAGGGATCGATGATGATTGATGAATACCAgctgaagttctttgagttgctGCCCTATTCTCCCCAGATCGCTGACAGCACGGaggcgaagtataatctgttcctccaGGGCCTTAATCCGGAGATCCACGATCAAGTTGCTGTGGGGAatgacatgacttacgagggaCTTGTGAGCCAATGTCATCAGGCTGAGGACAGtattct ACCCACGATTTCCTTGGGTCtccgtgctcagtctttcaagaagtctggttccacttcttcttccttAGGATCCGGGGATGTGATGCGCTTTGGGAGGAAGAATCAGGGTCCTTTCAAGCATTGTGGTGGAATTCAGTCTGCCAACAGGTGCCATAATATTTCAGGAGCATGTTTCCGATGTGGAGAGATTGGCCACTTGAAGAAGGATTGTACACAGGCCGGGGGAGCTGGTTCTGGCTCAGGTTCTGGTTCTCAGGTTTCAGTGCAGCAGAGACCACATGGATAG